A single genomic interval of Desulfurobacteriaceae bacterium harbors:
- the flgA gene encoding flagellar basal body P-ring formation chaperone FlgA, giving the protein MALRNVEFSISGKVEKLLVDGRVTNGQVLKGCEIENVVPISHLVIRRPGRFLIQLKVKCKNSFLTRTLNVKFNVDAEVWGFETTDVVERGEYLTGKVKRKKVLLSTVRGKLFDGNPEKVVAKTRLPAGTFVLKRFVEVPFAVKRGQLVKIVAEKGGIYVETTGKALQNGRVGDIIKVKNIYSGKVIEGRVKDEETVVILVF; this is encoded by the coding sequence TTGGCACTAAGGAATGTTGAATTTTCTATTTCGGGAAAGGTAGAAAAACTCTTAGTAGATGGAAGAGTTACAAACGGACAGGTTTTAAAGGGTTGTGAAATTGAAAATGTAGTTCCAATTTCCCATCTGGTTATAAGAAGGCCCGGAAGGTTCCTCATCCAGCTAAAAGTGAAATGCAAAAATTCGTTTCTTACGAGAACTTTGAATGTTAAATTCAACGTTGATGCTGAGGTTTGGGGGTTTGAGACTACTGATGTCGTTGAACGCGGAGAATATTTAACGGGAAAAGTAAAAAGAAAAAAAGTTCTCCTCTCTACTGTAAGAGGAAAACTTTTTGACGGTAATCCAGAAAAGGTGGTAGCAAAGACAAGATTACCGGCGGGAACTTTTGTTTTAAAAAGATTTGTAGAAGTTCCTTTTGCTGTAAAGAGGGGACAACTCGTAAAAATAGTAGCTGAGAAAGGGGGGATTTATGTTGAAACTACCGGCAAAGCTCTCCAAAATGGCCGTGTTGGTGATATAATCAAAGTCAAAAACATTTATAGCGGAAAGGTTATTGAAGGAAGAGTAAAAGATGAAGAAACAGTTGTCATTCTTGTTTTTTAG